In Aciduliprofundum sp. MAR08-339, a single window of DNA contains:
- a CDS encoding alpha/beta hydrolase: protein MIWLIISILIFIVFIFLLFSAFVGYKLVTPARFRDSWTPKDFGAVYEDVELRTSDGLKLKGWFIKGGERCVVLLHGYSVSRWDKVYMRPMMEELWKSGYSVLTFDFRAHGESQGKHTTIGDREFEDVVTAVNYARERCSHVYVVGYSMGGFLALKAATLDQVEKVVADSPYIYTDKTGARGLKYFANLPESLYAFVKPFAILISGANFKNTNPFLFVKDLRAKVLIVAGKKDPLVRVEEIKEFVEQSGKNIELWVTDAAHVRSIQLDREGYVRRVLEFLS from the coding sequence ATGATATGGCTCATAATCTCAATTTTAATTTTTATTGTTTTTATTTTCCTGCTTTTCTCTGCCTTTGTTGGATACAAATTGGTCACTCCTGCCAGGTTCAGGGACTCTTGGACACCCAAGGACTTTGGCGCGGTGTACGAGGACGTTGAACTTAGAACTTCAGATGGGCTAAAACTGAAAGGATGGTTCATAAAGGGAGGTGAAAGATGCGTGGTCCTCCTTCACGGTTACAGCGTCAGCAGGTGGGACAAGGTATACATGAGGCCCATGATGGAAGAGTTGTGGAAGAGTGGATATTCTGTGCTCACCTTTGACTTTCGCGCCCATGGGGAAAGCCAGGGAAAGCACACCACCATAGGGGACAGAGAGTTCGAAGATGTGGTCACCGCCGTAAATTATGCAAGGGAGAGATGCAGCCACGTTTATGTTGTGGGATACTCCATGGGGGGATTTTTGGCTCTCAAGGCTGCCACATTGGATCAGGTGGAGAAGGTTGTGGCGGATAGTCCCTACATCTACACGGATAAAACAGGTGCTAGGGGACTCAAGTACTTTGCCAATCTGCCCGAATCTTTGTATGCCTTTGTAAAGCCCTTCGCCATTCTCATATCTGGAGCGAATTTCAAAAACACTAATCCATTTCTGTTTGTGAAGGATCTCAGGGCGAAGGTACTCATAGTGGCTGGGAAAAAAGATCCTCTGGTTAGGGTTGAGGAGATAAAGGAGTTTGTGGAGCAGTCCGGGAAAAATATTGAACTATGGGTAACCGATGCTGCCCACGTCAGGAGCATTCAGCTTGACAGGGAAGGTTATGTGAGGAGAGTACTGGAATTTCTCTCTTAG
- a CDS encoding MFS transporter, with translation MTPKKRGVSFKVILAIAFVGFSMSTGWAINKALSFKLLQSYTTDPFVIGSILALQGLMGIVVPILMGYYSDTYRSGRGRRTTFILWGAIASTLSIFAVYFSFIASSPLILFSLLLAVFYFFMYFFVAQYRSLMPDVVPSGQRGKSSGVITFFEWGGNLLLFGLVAIISSLALSKIPNADTSIDAMIMAHYLWIPFAIVGFFLVVSGLIVYFRVKEPAYPEEAPEESLGEYLRAILADRDFVKFYSAQILWWLSFEFIAVFLYGILESILHTQKVLTLGAAIMALFNITVLVGALIGGPLYDRIGRRKSIVIGGLVFLLPFIWGWFVTTSMEITEAIGIAGIGWGMLMATSWPVIGDLLNRYEKEFFNGRYYGFFEATKSFPILIAGVVGGAIVHLAGGNYKVLFPVGALFVIIALPLIWAMKHLDREKSEPSMEDAIEATEEL, from the coding sequence ATGACTCCTAAGAAAAGAGGTGTATCATTTAAAGTGATTTTGGCTATTGCCTTCGTTGGATTCAGTATGAGCACCGGTTGGGCAATAAACAAGGCGCTATCCTTCAAACTTTTGCAGAGTTATACCACGGATCCTTTTGTTATAGGTTCCATACTGGCATTGCAGGGATTGATGGGAATAGTTGTACCAATCCTTATGGGATATTACAGCGATACCTACCGCTCCGGCAGGGGAAGGAGAACAACGTTCATTTTGTGGGGTGCCATAGCCTCCACGCTCTCGATTTTCGCTGTGTACTTCTCATTCATCGCATCATCCCCACTCATTCTGTTCTCCCTCCTTCTTGCCGTGTTCTACTTCTTCATGTACTTCTTTGTGGCCCAGTACCGTTCCCTTATGCCCGATGTTGTTCCGAGTGGCCAGCGCGGTAAGTCAAGTGGTGTGATAACTTTCTTTGAGTGGGGCGGAAATCTGCTCCTCTTTGGACTGGTTGCAATCATATCCTCACTTGCCCTCAGCAAGATTCCCAATGCAGATACCAGCATTGATGCTATGATAATGGCCCATTACCTCTGGATTCCCTTCGCCATAGTTGGCTTTTTCTTGGTAGTATCTGGATTGATCGTATACTTCCGCGTTAAGGAACCTGCTTACCCGGAGGAGGCTCCGGAGGAGAGCCTTGGAGAGTATTTAAGGGCCATACTTGCCGACAGGGACTTTGTGAAGTTCTACTCAGCCCAGATTCTGTGGTGGCTCAGTTTTGAGTTCATTGCGGTATTTCTATATGGAATTCTTGAATCAATTCTCCACACCCAGAAGGTTCTCACTCTGGGAGCGGCAATAATGGCCCTTTTCAACATAACGGTTCTTGTGGGTGCCCTTATTGGAGGACCACTTTACGACAGGATAGGAAGGAGAAAGTCCATAGTGATTGGCGGGCTTGTGTTTCTTTTACCCTTCATCTGGGGCTGGTTTGTCACCACCAGTATGGAGATAACTGAGGCCATAGGCATCGCTGGAATCGGCTGGGGTATGCTCATGGCAACATCATGGCCCGTGATTGGTGACCTTCTCAACAGGTACGAAAAGGAGTTCTTCAACGGTAGATACTATGGATTCTTTGAGGCCACCAAGTCATTTCCCATACTTATAGCAGGTGTGGTTGGTGGCGCCATAGTGCACCTCGCAGGAGGAAATTACAAGGTTCTGTTCCCTGTGGGGGCCCTATTTGTCATAATAGCCCTTCCGCTAATATGGGCTATGAAGCATCTGGACAGGGAAAAGAGCGAACCATCAATGGAAGATGCCATAGAGGCCACCGAGGAGTTGTGA